cttaacgagatcttggtatttgatctgagtctggccatttggtctatacgcactaaccatctacgcgggagtagttatgggtatcccggcgtcgtggtatcagccgaagccttcttgacgtcagcgactgagtggcgcgcgccggattggactggaacaccactaggctaggtctgcttccggccgcgtacgcaacgtgcaggtgtgcatagggcgatgggcccagacccctgcgtgcatagggttagaccggcgtgctgacctctctgttgtgcttaggtggggctgcgacgcgttgatcttacgaggccgggcatgacccaggaatgtgtgtccggccaaatgggatcgagcgtgttgggttatgtggtgcacccctgcagggaagtttatctattcgaatagccgtgtccctcggtaaaaggacgaccggaagttgtaccttgaccttatgacaactagaaccggataccgaataaaatacacccttctaagtgccagatacaacccggtgatcgctctctaacagggcgatgaggaggggatcgccgggtaggattatgctatgcgatgttacttggaggacttcaatctactctctcctacctgctgcaagatggagatgaccagaagcgtagtcttcgacaggactagctatcccccttttattctggcgttctgcagttcagtccactgatatgcccctttacacatatacccatgcatatgtagtgtagctccttgcttgcgagtactttggatgagtactcacggttgcttctctccctcttttccccccttccttcctatctggttgtcgcaaccagatgttggagtccaggagccagacgccaccgtcgacgacgacactggaggtgcctactactacgtgcagcccgctgacgacgaccaggagtagttaggaggatcccaggcaggaggcctgcgcctcgttcgatctgtatcccagtttgtgctagccttcttaaggcaaacttgtttaacttatgtctgtactcagatattgttgcttccgctgactcgtctgtgatcgagcatttgtattcgagccctcgaggcccctggcttgtattataatgcttgtatgacttatttatgttttagagttgtgttgtgatatcttcccgtgagtccctgatcttggtcgtacacatttgcgtgcataattagtgtacggtcaaatcgggggcgtcacagatatCTGGTGCTACAGGAGCACCTAAGATCAGATGCTCCAGGAGCTTTTCAACCGTTAGATCTGAGATCCGAAGGTCGAGGAGAGAGCTCACGCTTTTATTCAAAGAACACCCCCAAAAATTTGGTATTGCAAATCGGGTCCAGCGCATCTGTAGATGACCGttggatttcagatccaatgactGAGAAGCTCTTGGAGCACCTAAACTTAGGTGCTCCCGTAGCACCTGATATTTTCCCAGCTCGCACCAGCCCCGCCTTGCATCAAAAGCACACCAGAGAAGCACAACTCCCGCCGTGCATCGCCGACTCACGACCACACCCCGCCGCCGCGAGCTGTCTCATCACCACCACCGCGAGCCGCTGCGAGCTATCTAGCTGCGCACTACGCCAGAGTTGCTCCAGCTGTACCGAGGGGATGCGCCGCGGCAGCCGCTGCTGCAAGTCAAACACCACGCCGGAGTTCCTGGAATCAGCATCGGCAGGAGCTGCAATCGGCGGCAATTTTTGCTACAACCGGGgttttgttttgctggaaccaatgACTCTTTTTGCCAGGATCAGTAAGTGGGggttgtttttgctggaaccagcttcAATTTTTGTTGCCACAATATATGATTTTTGCTAAGTCTTGATTTTTGCTACCGCCCATCTTTGATTTTTTATGAAACCAGTTCTAAATTTTTGCTACTACCATCCTTTGTTTTTGCTACCACCGTCTTAGATTTTTGCTACCATCCCATCTTTTTGATTTTTGTATTGGATCCATCTGCCGGCAGCCGCTTTTCTCCCTCAGGCGAGATGTGTCGGGGGAGCTACGAAATTCGCAAAGCTGGAACCATCGCCCAAATTTGCTGGAACCGACGGCCAATTTTGCTGGAACCTATGGTGATGACGACGACTATGACAGGAGCAACGAACTAGCGAGGGATGTTGCGACATGCGGGCTGTTTTGTTGGAACCGACAACGCTTTTTGCTACATAGGGGCGGATAGACGCGGCGCACGAGCGATGCAACCATGTAGCCAGCGAGCTGCGCCGGTGAGAGCGACGCCATGGAGGCAGAGGCAGAAAGCCGCGGGGGAACGATGAACAAGCAGGGGGATTTGCGTGACCGGCGTCGCTCGCGAGAAGGAAAGGGACGTGTGCGAGGCAATCCTATGGTCCAGGGCGCACGTATCAGGCGGCTGCGCggtgaccggcccaaatttgggccggtcgacCGGCGCCTAGTACTGCCCTTTTAAGAAGGCTTTAAGTGGAATGGCATTAGTATATAGCCAGCACCCCGGCTATGTATTAGCCATGCTCTAATTCGACAGCGGCACCTTGCCTTCTCGACGGCGATAGGACCCGTCGGCACGGATATCCGCctcagactacccacagtgggagtaacataggtagtaacatcacacatatctaggttaaatagatgatgtgacatgtaataaatgaagaaagagatggtagtggtaacatagctagttactactagtatgagtaacatcacacatatcaaggcaagttgTGTCTATAGTCTAATAAATGAAGTGctccatgttaccacacatatgttactccccactataaaggcccatgttactagtctatgttactatccattgtggctagtctcattcCAATCCACCGCATTCCGCTATACCCATACATGCCTCTCCCCTTGCCCGTGACCAGCCCGCCTGTCGCACCTCTACCATTCAATCCTCCTCTCCTGCGCCAACGACGCACGGCCACCCCGCCTCACCACCCCCGCCACCCCGTCCAGCTCGCCTATAAGATTAAGAAGCAGCGTAGACGATGCTAAGCCTAAGCTCACTCCAACACAGCCACCCAACACTATCACAAAGCCGCACAAGCTAGACTATCTCCTCAGTAGTATTAGCAACATGGCAAAGTGCCTCGCCGTCGCGCTCCTCGTACTGGTGGCGCTCGCGTACTGCGACGGGAGGGAGCTGAACCAGAAGGACCAGGCACTGGCAACGGCACGCGGTGCCGGTGCCGGTGGTGCCGTCGACGAGTCCAAGGTGCTGGGGCTGCCAGACCTGCCGGTCCTGGGAACCTTTACCGGTACCAGCACCATTACCGGCCCGCTGGTGGTGCTTCCAGGGATCCCTGCTCACCCATGATCATCTCGAGTTCATGTGCTTACAAGATGAAGCTGTCCTTGTGGCTTTAGACTTTAGGCTCTAGCTAACACCGTCCGGAGGAAAAACGCTGGCGTTTCACTCGTGCCCATGCTCCTTAATGGGCGTCTGTATCAACCATCCTGTCATCTGTATTTCTTTGCAGTTCTCTGTTCCAGTAATTTTCGTTCCTTGATGTGCCACATGTATAATCAACGTAATAAATACTACTCCTTTGTCAGTGTGTTCGCCTCCTTGGATAGACATGTCGACAGGTTGCATCACCTACCTACAACTTTGTCactctaagagcatggttaataatagagCCAACAATCGGCTACAATGAGTTGACAATTGGGGGTGAAGAGGATGAGAACGCACCCCCCCTCCCCCGCGCACGCTCGGATTAAAAAAGGACACACtgccgtcgctgacgcgtgggcccacggTTGTCCCGCATCATTAATAAAGATATGGGCGGTAGTTGGACGGCCGCCACGTGGGACGCGGCGAACACCGAGAGGATGCGCGGCCTGACGCCATTTGGGAATGGGTCGACGCGTTGAGCTGTCACAAATGTCCGCGGCGACTCAAACGGACGGCGGCGAATGAAATGGGTCGCCGCGTTGGAATTGCTCTAAGTGTATAAAatttgtcttaagtcaaacttcTTATAGTTTGACCCAACTTATATTACAAAATATAAACATATATAATAGAAAGTTATATAATATGCAAATTAATCCCATATGATGCATCTAAAGATATTAATTtagtattgtgaatgttgatattttttcatacaaACTTTGTCAACTTTTACAAAATTTGACTTAAGACAACTCTTAcatgcggagtaaaaagaatcaAAGGGAGTATATACATAGATAATAGAGCGCTGTCAAGGTGACCAACCCAGTAATAGTATCTCAACTTCATCGAATGAACAGTATAGAATAGTGTATGTGCACAAATCCAAAACAACAGTAATAAGGGGAACTCCATGATACAGGTTTCTATGTAATTTACAACGTATTTTTACAACCTTTCCTGTTCGTCAATGGCATATTTCTTTAAACAGAGATAAAAGATTTGTCtaatcgattaattaagaagaataGAATTGTCTGGTTAATTAACGAAAAACCGGATGAAAACCGAAACAAACAGGCCCGGTGTAGCTACCTTCGTTCAATGGATCGTTGATTGATCAGATTTCAATGGGGTTAGGACATTGCATAGCTCTCTGCATGTCTTGATGATCAGAACTTGACATGATTGCAGGCGGAGCCAGGGGCGAAGTAGCTGGCGAAGTTTCATTTTTTTTTTCCGGCCAATATCCTCTAGGCCTGGGTTAGCTGTGGATGATTTGTAAAATGAGTAGTCATCGATCTTACAATAGAGGAGTGTGTGTATAGCGAAACCCTCAGGATAATAACCATATTCATGTATGTATTGCATGCATAATTTTGCTTTAATTTGGCACACGTCCTAAAATGATAAAGATCTTATTTCACACTTCATATAGGGTAATTATGTACTATATACCAACATTGCTTGTTTCCGTCTGTGTTCCCTTCGTCATTCACGACTCATTATATGGCTTATTAAAATTCAGAGTAGGACACCCTCCACGAGTAGCCAGCAATGTCCAATCTCCAATGCAATGAGTGGTTCGGTGTCTGACGTATGTGTATGACCGTAGACTCGAGGGTCAAGACCCATCAAGCTGTGGCGATTGATTCATCAAACAAGATTGAAGGAGCTAGTAACCACTTACCAGTGGCGTGCTCTAAGCCCCAATGCCCCACACCACATTAGGATGTCACCTACCAGTGGCGTGACTTTGGTTCTACGTACGTGCCACTAGTAACTGCTCCAGGATTTAGAAAATAGATCATATTATAGTATATtaaagggataagtatatttttcatcCCTTAATTTTCTCCGAAGTATAGAAATGGTCCTTCAACTCTAAAACCAGCAAACCTTGGTCCCTCAACTTCTCAAACCGGATAAGTTTAGTCTCTCATACCGCTTTGTGTGGTtttgttgatgacgtggcatgttTTTTTGGCATTTTATCAAACACATGTCATGCGCCTGTTATATTTTtggacggtggcgtcgagggccGCACAGCAGGTCTACGGCGTGCCCTTCTTCGACACCGAGGCCATGCCCAGCAGCCCGCCCAACGTCCTGGTGCCTCTGATGAGCGGTTTTGCGCAGCAGCCTAAAAGAAGAAGCGTTGCAGTTTGTGGCCGTTACCACTCGAGGGTCACCAGTGCGTCCTGAGGCGAGCGAAGGATGTCCATGGGCGACCTCGTGCATGG
This region of Triticum aestivum cultivar Chinese Spring chromosome 2D, IWGSC CS RefSeq v2.1, whole genome shotgun sequence genomic DNA includes:
- the LOC123050049 gene encoding uncharacterized protein — translated: MAKCLAVALLVLVALAYCDGRELNQKDQALATARGAGAGGAVDESKVLGLPDLPVLGTFTGTSTITGPLVVLPGIPAHP